One window of Drosophila busckii strain San Diego stock center, stock number 13000-0081.31 chromosome 3L, ASM1175060v1, whole genome shotgun sequence genomic DNA carries:
- the LOC108599636 gene encoding probable insulin-like peptide 3 isoform X2, producing MHYGYVKLLLLLLCGLSYVACNEQRIVLCGDKVPDVLASVCEGNYNSKMKRNYDAAPELDSSYLLRRLLGDSIQFQLKTRRRKRYGIKEECCLKSCTQTELSAYCQADQ from the exons ATGCACTACGGATACGTGaagctattgctgctgctgctgtgcggcCTGTcatatgtggcatgcaacgagCAAAGAATTGTTTTGTGCGGCGACAAGGTGCCAGATGTTCTGGCCTCGGTCTGCGAGGGCAACTACAACTCAAAGATGAAACGTAACTATG aTGCGGCACCAGAGCTGGACTCGAGCTATTTGCTGCGTCGATTGCTGGGCGACAGCATTCAGTTTCAACTGAAGACGCGACGACGCAAGCGCTATGGCATCAAGGAAGAGTGCTGCCTAAAGAGTTGCACCCAAACCGAACTGAGTGCCTATTGCCAGGCTGACCAGTAA
- the LOC108599633 gene encoding probable insulin-like peptide 2: protein MFSKVTVTLIVLLALFALSSSKENKIRMCSDMLNNVLSQMCEETGFNGVMKRGAFSSYDLIDPIQYIEAKETADVLPYPLANGRMRNVYRNNVINSLTATRRHSREGIIEECCMRSCTMGELSTYCNAPA from the exons ATGTTCAGCAAAGTTACCGTCACCTTAATCGTGCTCCTAGCTCTCTTCGCACTGAGCAGCTCCAAGGAGAACAAGATTAGAATGTGCAGCGATATGCTTAACAATGTGCTGAGCCAAATGTGCGAGGAAACGGGCTTCAATGGAGTAATGAAGCGCGGCGCAT TTTCGAGCTATGATCTCATTGATCCCATTCAATACATTGAGGCCAAGGAAACTGCAGATGTATTGCCATATCCACTGGCCAATGGACGCATGCGTAATGTGTATAGGAACAATGTGATTAACTCGCTGACGGCCACACGACGCCATAGCCGTGAGGGCATCATTGAGGAATGTTGCATGAGATCCTGCACTATGGGCGAGTTGAGCACCTACTGCAACGCCCCTGCATAG
- the LOC117134767 gene encoding LOW QUALITY PROTEIN: probable insulin-like peptide 4 (The sequence of the model RefSeq protein was modified relative to this genomic sequence to represent the inferred CDS: substituted 2 bases at 2 genomic stop codons), protein MRLQHNGLLTLLLMVAMLQLLQQQVEARKKFCGEVLNEALDMICVNGFSRRLRRDCKXPTKQPTKKQDITNCPHSGQFATHSGADAAAXVASSAGAQRELRRPRRRIAHECCHEGCTYEDIMEYCA, encoded by the exons ATGAGGTTGCAACACAACGGCCTCttgacgctgctgctaatggttgccatgttgcagctgctgcagcagcaggtggAAGCCAGAAAGAAGTTCTGCGGCGAGGTGCTCAACGAGGCGCTAGACATGATTTGTGTTAATGGATTCTCACGCAGACTTCGACGCGATTGTAAGTAGCCAACCaaacagccaacaaaaaaacaagatATAACTAACTGTCCTCACAGTGGACAGTTTGCCACGCACAGCGGAGCAGATGCTGCGGCGTAAGTGGCATCTAGTG CGGGCGCGCAACGCGAGCTGCGACGTCCGCGTCGACGCATAGCACACGAATGTTGCCACGAGGGCTGCACCTACGAGGACATCATGGAGTACTGCGCCTAA
- the LOC108599636 gene encoding probable insulin-like peptide 3 isoform X1, with translation MHYGYVKLLLLLLCGLSYVACNEQRIVLCGDKVPDVLASVCEGNYNSKMKRNYVFNLNKDAAPELDSSYLLRRLLGDSIQFQLKTRRRKRYGIKEECCLKSCTQTELSAYCQADQ, from the exons ATGCACTACGGATACGTGaagctattgctgctgctgctgtgcggcCTGTcatatgtggcatgcaacgagCAAAGAATTGTTTTGTGCGGCGACAAGGTGCCAGATGTTCTGGCCTCGGTCTGCGAGGGCAACTACAACTCAAAGATGAAACGTAACTATG tgttcaatttaaacaaagaTGCGGCACCAGAGCTGGACTCGAGCTATTTGCTGCGTCGATTGCTGGGCGACAGCATTCAGTTTCAACTGAAGACGCGACGACGCAAGCGCTATGGCATCAAGGAAGAGTGCTGCCTAAAGAGTTGCACCCAAACCGAACTGAGTGCCTATTGCCAGGCTGACCAGTAA